One region of Syntrophobacter fumaroxidans MPOB genomic DNA includes:
- a CDS encoding SIR2 family NAD-dependent protein deacylase, whose translation MGDRSIENKVLALKEKLSGAENVVVLTGAGISAESGVPTFRGEGGLWRTYRATDLATPEAFENDPKLVWEFYGWRRQLLAPLDPNPGHYALAELERRIPRFTLITQNIDGLHQKAGSANILELHGNLWWVRCTRCGSLTEDRTVPLPELPRCGSCRGLLRPHVVWFGEMLEPKILDQAYEAIRDCGVMLVVGTSGTVQPAASMGVIARKQGATVAEVNLDPTPYSGAYDISISGKAGEILPRLL comes from the coding sequence ATGGGGGATCGATCCATCGAGAACAAGGTCCTCGCCCTGAAAGAGAAGCTGAGCGGTGCCGAGAACGTCGTGGTGTTGACCGGGGCCGGCATTTCCGCGGAGTCGGGCGTTCCCACGTTTCGCGGGGAGGGCGGACTCTGGCGCACGTACCGGGCCACCGACCTTGCGACTCCCGAGGCATTCGAGAACGATCCCAAGCTTGTGTGGGAGTTCTACGGGTGGCGCAGACAGCTTCTGGCGCCGCTCGATCCCAATCCCGGTCACTATGCCCTTGCGGAACTGGAACGCAGGATACCGCGCTTCACGCTGATCACCCAGAATATCGACGGCCTTCACCAGAAGGCCGGAAGCGCAAACATCCTAGAGTTGCACGGCAACCTGTGGTGGGTTCGCTGCACCCGGTGCGGCAGCCTGACCGAAGACCGCACCGTTCCGCTGCCCGAGTTGCCCCGCTGCGGTTCGTGCCGGGGACTGCTCAGGCCTCACGTGGTGTGGTTCGGAGAAATGCTCGAGCCCAAAATACTCGATCAGGCCTACGAGGCGATCCGGGACTGCGGCGTGATGCTGGTCGTCGGCACGTCGGGAACCGTTCAGCCGGCGGCGTCCATGGGGGTGATCGCCAGAAAGCAGGGGGCGACGGTGGCCGAAGTCAATCTCGATCCGACCCCGTACAGCGGCGCCTACGATATCAGTATTTCCGGGAAAGCCGGGGAAATCCTGCCGCGGCTGCTGTGA
- a CDS encoding PIG-L deacetylase family protein, producing the protein MPNPDRGGGKLPAGLTTRPSDFSASPFAYISRRDLVVPEGLRLLVFSPHPDDESLAAGGLIQRVQDNDGKVCVVFVTNGDGYPEGVKLRIKRAVASSNDFIEYGQGRQEEAVQALCELGLPREDAIFLGFPDSGIDDLWETYWSRGKPYTSPYTRFNRPYVKGKLSRWVKYAGVDLEAEIARVLNDFKPDWVVIPDPRDHHPDHATTGVFVLDALRKLNQEGELSFFCTQVLTYLVHFRDYPQSDSWSKEIDRAGVRGSSSASKVLAGTEWLNLPLTSDELNGKRRALQAHASQSPVLGYFLNLFTGPCELFGHLDSAQIMAVPQEYALCFNRADAR; encoded by the coding sequence ATGCCCAATCCCGATCGCGGCGGGGGGAAACTGCCGGCCGGCCTGACGACCCGGCCGTCGGACTTCAGCGCGTCGCCTTTTGCGTATATTTCCAGGAGGGACCTGGTGGTTCCCGAAGGCCTGCGCCTGCTGGTGTTCTCGCCCCATCCGGACGACGAGTCCCTGGCGGCGGGCGGCCTCATCCAGCGTGTGCAGGACAACGACGGGAAGGTATGCGTCGTGTTCGTGACCAACGGCGACGGCTACCCGGAGGGGGTGAAGCTTCGGATCAAGCGCGCGGTGGCATCGAGCAACGATTTCATCGAATACGGCCAGGGGCGGCAGGAAGAAGCCGTCCAGGCACTCTGTGAGCTTGGGCTTCCGCGCGAAGATGCGATTTTCCTCGGTTTCCCCGACTCCGGCATCGACGACCTCTGGGAAACCTACTGGTCCAGGGGTAAACCTTACACTTCCCCTTACACCCGCTTCAACCGCCCTTACGTGAAGGGAAAGCTCAGCCGGTGGGTGAAATACGCCGGGGTGGATCTCGAAGCCGAGATCGCCCGCGTTCTCAACGACTTCAAACCGGACTGGGTGGTTATCCCCGATCCCAGGGACCACCATCCCGACCATGCCACCACGGGAGTGTTCGTGCTCGATGCCCTGCGCAAGCTCAACCAGGAAGGTGAATTGTCCTTTTTTTGCACGCAGGTCCTCACCTACCTGGTCCACTTCAGGGACTACCCTCAGTCCGACTCGTGGTCGAAAGAAATCGACAGAGCGGGAGTTCGCGGCTCCTCGTCGGCTTCAAAGGTCCTGGCCGGCACGGAATGGCTGAACCTGCCGCTGACCTCCGATGAGCTCAACGGGAAGCGAAGGGCGCTCCAGGCTCATGCCAGCCAGTCCCCCGTGTTGGGCTATTTTCTCAATCTTTTCACGGGACCGTGCGAATTGTTCGGGCATCTCGATTCGGCCCAGATCATGGCGGTGCCGCAGGAATACGCGCTCTGCTTCAACCGGGCGGACGCCCGATGA
- a CDS encoding UDP-glucuronic acid decarboxylase family protein — protein MHLRKRSAVTGGAGFLGSHLCERLLNEGRDVLCIDNFYTGSKRNILHLLDNPYFELYRHDITYPLYIEVDEVFNLACPASPIHYQNDPVQTTKVNVHGSINMLGLAKRLKAKIMQASTSEVYGDPKVHPQQESYWGHVNPIGLRSCYDEGKRCAETLFFDYHRQHDLKIKVARIFNTYGPRMHPRDGRVVSNFIVQALQGQPITIYGEGTQTRSFCYVDDLIEGFWRLMNTKDEFTGPVNLGNPVEFTIAELAEKVIGFTKSRSQIVHKPLPQDDPIMRRPDISLAKKVLDWEPKVPLDEGLKKTIDYFDDLLRTGGMELD, from the coding sequence ATGCATCTTCGCAAACGCAGTGCAGTGACAGGCGGGGCCGGTTTTCTCGGGTCGCACCTTTGTGAGCGCCTCCTCAACGAAGGCCGTGACGTCCTGTGCATCGACAATTTCTACACCGGGAGCAAGCGCAATATCCTGCACCTGCTCGACAATCCCTATTTCGAGCTCTACCGTCACGACATCACCTATCCGCTCTACATCGAGGTGGATGAGGTTTTCAATCTCGCCTGCCCGGCGTCCCCGATCCACTACCAGAACGATCCGGTTCAAACCACCAAAGTGAACGTGCACGGGTCCATCAATATGCTGGGACTGGCCAAAAGGCTGAAAGCGAAAATCATGCAGGCCTCCACGTCCGAAGTCTACGGCGACCCCAAAGTGCATCCGCAGCAGGAATCCTACTGGGGACACGTGAACCCGATCGGGCTGAGGTCCTGCTACGATGAAGGCAAACGGTGCGCGGAAACGCTTTTCTTCGACTATCACCGGCAGCACGACCTGAAGATCAAGGTGGCGCGGATTTTCAACACGTACGGTCCGCGCATGCATCCCAGGGACGGGCGGGTGGTGTCCAACTTCATTGTCCAGGCGCTGCAGGGGCAGCCCATAACCATTTACGGCGAGGGGACCCAGACGAGATCCTTCTGCTATGTGGACGACCTCATCGAAGGGTTCTGGAGACTCATGAACACCAAGGACGAATTCACCGGTCCCGTCAACCTCGGGAACCCTGTGGAATTCACCATCGCCGAACTGGCGGAAAAGGTCATCGGATTCACCAAATCCCGTTCGCAGATCGTTCATAAGCCCCTGCCTCAGGACGATCCCATCATGCGCAGGCCCGATATCAGCCTTGCCAAAAAGGTTCTGGACTGGGAGCCCAAAGTGCCTTTGGACGAAGGGTTGAAAAAGACCATCGACTACTTCGACGACCTGCTGAGGACCGGAGGCATGGAACTCGACTGA
- a CDS encoding bile acid:sodium symporter family protein has protein sequence MLPTKDLLLLTVSFSTIFAGVLLPGFGAYFQPYPLHCMIVLLFVSFLSIDLSEIWKIIRHSSARVVVLLVLKLIVLPVAVFFLFRLFLPEYALAVLLLCGMSTAVMTPYFAQLLQANSALVFVMLVASSMLVPVTLPALVKVLLERIMDISFVEMMRLLCIVIFVPIVLARTTMSVAPALGAMLEKTKYPVSLLCFAVTNLGIFSQYSDFFRSDPTVILTATLVATGLAGLLFLAGILVSRKEFLDDQLAVIISLAMTNSVLVIVFSSRFFGPLEPTVAAMSSIPFFALIVPLRLFRAYRLKSADPK, from the coding sequence ATGCTGCCGACCAAAGACCTTCTGCTGCTGACGGTCAGTTTCTCGACGATTTTTGCCGGCGTCCTGCTCCCGGGCTTCGGGGCATATTTTCAGCCGTATCCCCTGCACTGCATGATCGTGCTGCTTTTCGTCAGCTTCCTGTCCATCGATCTCTCGGAAATCTGGAAAATCATCCGGCATTCCAGTGCCAGGGTCGTCGTGCTCCTGGTTCTGAAATTGATCGTCCTTCCCGTCGCGGTCTTTTTCCTGTTCCGGCTGTTCCTGCCGGAATACGCCTTGGCGGTCCTGCTGCTGTGCGGCATGTCCACCGCGGTCATGACGCCCTATTTCGCCCAGCTTCTCCAGGCGAACAGCGCTCTCGTGTTCGTGATGCTGGTCGCATCCTCGATGCTGGTCCCGGTCACCCTCCCGGCGCTCGTCAAGGTTTTGCTCGAACGCATCATGGACATCTCGTTTGTCGAAATGATGCGCCTGTTGTGCATCGTCATTTTTGTTCCGATCGTCCTGGCAAGAACGACGATGAGCGTGGCGCCCGCCCTGGGAGCGATGTTGGAGAAGACGAAATACCCCGTTTCCCTGCTGTGTTTCGCGGTGACGAACCTGGGAATCTTTTCCCAGTATTCCGATTTTTTCCGAAGCGATCCGACGGTCATCCTGACGGCGACCCTGGTGGCCACGGGCCTGGCGGGCCTTCTCTTTCTGGCCGGCATCCTGGTTTCCCGCAAGGAGTTTCTCGACGATCAACTGGCGGTCATCATCAGCCTGGCCATGACGAACAGCGTTTTGGTCATCGTGTTCAGCTCCCGCTTTTTCGGACCCCTGGAACCGACCGTCGCCGCGATGTCCTCGATCCCCTTCTTCGCCCTGATCGTTCCGCTCAGGCTCTTTCGCGCCTATCGGCTAAAGAGCGCCGACCCGAAGTGA
- a CDS encoding thioesterase family protein has protein sequence MNDRNKLQPGIKGTSRTSVDAGITALSMGSGEIEVLATPAMAALMEAAAVNCVKPYLPSNETSVGVHIETSHIAATPPGMGVRAEATLEGVEGRRLFFRVEAYDDREKIGEGRHERVIVDREKFLGKVNKKCAGPS, from the coding sequence ATGAACGACCGGAACAAGCTGCAGCCCGGAATCAAGGGAACCTCCCGGACCTCGGTCGATGCCGGGATTACCGCCCTTTCCATGGGCAGCGGCGAAATCGAGGTGCTTGCCACTCCGGCCATGGCCGCGCTTATGGAAGCCGCGGCCGTCAACTGCGTGAAGCCTTATCTGCCCTCAAACGAGACGTCGGTCGGAGTCCATATTGAAACCTCCCACATCGCGGCCACCCCGCCCGGGATGGGCGTCAGGGCCGAAGCGACCCTGGAAGGCGTCGAAGGCCGCAGGCTTTTCTTTCGCGTGGAAGCCTACGACGACCGGGAGAAGATCGGCGAGGGCCGCCACGAAAGAGTGATCGTGGACCGGGAGAAGTTTCTCGGCAAGGTGAACAAGAAATGCGCCGGGCCTTCCTGA
- the lpdA gene encoding dihydrolipoyl dehydrogenase, giving the protein MAGDGKYDVIVIGSGPGGYVACLRAAELGLRAACVEKSDRVGGACLNVGCIPSKALLESSRYYTLARKRFQEHGIVLDDQVLDLPVMMARKSEVVRGLVENVRKLLENAGVALIRGTARLAGEHRVEVTRDGEKTMLEADAVVLATGGEPVPVPSLPFDGCRIVSSTEALDFDRVPEHLAVVGGGTIGLELGSVWSRLGARVTVIEMMPGIAAVADGQVSRTLERLLGRQGLEFRLRTKVTGAEVTDEQVVLTLDADGKEDRIACDRVLVAVGRKPFTGGLGLEALGIGTDPRTGHVLVDERYRTGVASIYAVGDLVPGPMLAHKASAEGIAAVECIAGLPGEVNYDTIPSVIYTSPEVAGVGLTEEQARERGLSFVAGSCPFTGSARARCIGDTDGFVKVIAHGRTGRLLGVHIIGPEASELIGECAGALERNATAEEFARVVRAHPTLSEAVRDAALIVQSSRKRG; this is encoded by the coding sequence GTGGCGGGAGACGGGAAATACGATGTGATCGTCATCGGGTCGGGGCCCGGCGGATACGTCGCCTGCCTGCGCGCCGCGGAGCTCGGCCTCAGGGCGGCGTGCGTGGAAAAGAGCGACCGGGTCGGCGGCGCGTGTCTCAACGTGGGCTGCATTCCCAGCAAGGCGCTCCTCGAATCGAGCCGGTACTACACCCTCGCGAGAAAACGATTCCAGGAACACGGCATCGTGCTCGACGACCAGGTGCTCGATCTGCCCGTCATGATGGCCAGAAAGTCGGAGGTGGTCCGCGGTCTCGTGGAGAATGTCCGCAAGCTCCTGGAGAATGCGGGTGTGGCGCTCATCCGGGGAACTGCCCGGCTCGCGGGGGAACACCGCGTCGAGGTGACCCGTGACGGCGAAAAGACGATGCTCGAGGCCGATGCCGTCGTGCTCGCCACCGGCGGCGAGCCGGTCCCGGTGCCCTCCCTTCCCTTCGACGGCTGCAGGATCGTGAGCTCCACGGAAGCCCTTGATTTCGATCGGGTCCCGGAGCACCTGGCGGTGGTCGGGGGCGGCACTATCGGCTTGGAGCTCGGTTCCGTATGGAGCCGCCTGGGGGCTCGGGTCACCGTCATCGAAATGATGCCGGGCATCGCGGCCGTCGCAGACGGCCAGGTGTCGCGGACGCTCGAGCGTCTGCTCGGCCGGCAGGGACTCGAGTTTCGCCTGCGCACGAAGGTGACCGGGGCTGAAGTTACGGACGAACAGGTGGTCCTGACGCTCGACGCGGACGGCAAGGAGGATCGCATCGCCTGCGACCGGGTACTGGTTGCGGTTGGGAGAAAACCGTTCACCGGGGGCCTCGGCCTGGAGGCACTCGGCATCGGCACGGACCCGAGGACCGGGCATGTGCTGGTGGACGAACGGTATCGCACCGGCGTTGCGTCGATCTATGCCGTCGGGGACCTGGTGCCGGGCCCCATGCTGGCGCACAAGGCTTCCGCTGAGGGAATCGCCGCCGTGGAATGCATCGCCGGGCTTCCGGGTGAAGTGAATTACGACACGATCCCCTCGGTCATCTACACCTCGCCTGAAGTCGCCGGCGTCGGCCTCACCGAAGAGCAGGCCCGCGAAAGGGGACTCAGCTTCGTCGCCGGGTCCTGCCCGTTCACGGGTTCCGCCCGAGCCCGCTGCATCGGGGATACCGACGGCTTCGTCAAGGTCATCGCCCACGGCAGGACCGGCCGTCTGCTTGGTGTACACATCATCGGGCCGGAAGCGTCGGAACTGATCGGCGAATGCGCCGGGGCCCTGGAACGCAATGCCACGGCGGAGGAATTCGCTCGGGTGGTCCGCGCTCATCCCACCCTGTCCGAAGCCGTTCGCGACGCCGCCCTCATCGTCCAATCAAGCAGAAAACGGGGATGA
- a CDS encoding ABC transporter ATP-binding protein produces MRRKILPYLWPYRYPFLFALAQVFLMSGCELLKPWPLKIVIDSVLGDSPSPWNLHELFSKQALLVAACAGLIVIYLVLGGITLLNNYTTIKIGQRMVNDLRRDLYSHLQRLSLAFHSRRQVGDLMYRVTADTYAIQSLTMNGVFPIATALALLIGMFAVMLKIDWQLTVLALSVCPVLFLSISLLSKRISLAATVARQQESEVYSVVQRGMSAMRIIQAFTKEEEEHRKFMAASNQSLDASLRLYTLQTFYSGIINVVMALGTAFVVWVGAQHVLSGSLTVGEIVIFTAYLASLYAPINTISQTWGLIQGAKVGVQRVFEILDVERDLAEGNLVFPASGARGDVWWENVSFQYVPDQPVLKNVSLHVPAGRKVAIVGPTGVGKSTLLSLLPRFYDPLEGRVTLDGTDIRDFQLKSLRTQIAMVLQPPLVFPITVRENIAYGRPEATLEEVVEAAKLARIHDSIARLPQGYDTLVGEQGATLSEGERQRITIARAILRDAPVLILDEPTSSVDAETEALIMEGLNRLTANRTTFIIAHRLSTVRNADLIIVLRSGEIVEQGTFEELVHGNGPFALLYRSQFSLEE; encoded by the coding sequence ATGAGACGAAAAATTCTGCCCTACCTCTGGCCGTATCGGTATCCATTCCTGTTCGCACTGGCGCAGGTATTCCTGATGAGCGGATGCGAACTGCTCAAGCCCTGGCCGCTCAAGATCGTCATCGACAGCGTGCTCGGCGACAGCCCCTCACCGTGGAACCTGCACGAGCTGTTCTCGAAGCAGGCATTGCTCGTCGCCGCCTGTGCGGGGCTGATCGTGATCTACCTGGTATTGGGCGGCATCACCCTGCTGAACAATTACACCACCATCAAGATCGGGCAGAGGATGGTGAACGATTTGCGCCGCGACCTGTACAGCCATCTGCAGCGGCTTTCCCTGGCATTTCACAGCCGCCGCCAGGTGGGCGATCTCATGTACCGGGTCACGGCCGACACCTACGCCATTCAGAGCCTCACCATGAACGGCGTGTTCCCGATCGCCACCGCCCTGGCGCTGCTGATCGGAATGTTCGCCGTCATGCTCAAGATCGACTGGCAGCTCACTGTGCTGGCCTTGAGCGTGTGCCCGGTCCTGTTCCTGTCGATTTCGCTGCTCAGCAAACGGATCAGCCTCGCCGCGACGGTGGCGCGCCAGCAGGAAAGCGAGGTCTACTCGGTGGTGCAGCGGGGGATGTCGGCCATGCGCATCATCCAGGCATTCACCAAGGAAGAGGAAGAACACCGGAAGTTCATGGCCGCGAGCAACCAGAGCCTCGATGCCAGCCTGCGGCTCTACACGCTTCAGACTTTCTATTCGGGCATCATCAACGTGGTCATGGCCCTCGGAACGGCTTTCGTGGTGTGGGTCGGCGCCCAACACGTGCTTTCCGGGAGTCTCACCGTGGGCGAAATCGTGATTTTCACGGCTTACCTCGCGTCGCTGTACGCCCCGATCAACACCATCAGCCAGACCTGGGGATTGATCCAGGGGGCCAAAGTCGGCGTGCAGAGGGTTTTTGAAATACTGGACGTGGAACGCGACCTGGCCGAGGGCAACCTGGTGTTTCCGGCATCGGGGGCGAGAGGCGACGTGTGGTGGGAAAACGTCTCGTTTCAGTATGTCCCGGATCAGCCGGTTCTGAAGAACGTCTCCCTCCACGTTCCCGCGGGCCGGAAGGTGGCCATCGTCGGGCCGACCGGGGTGGGGAAATCAACGCTCCTGAGCCTCCTCCCGAGATTCTACGATCCGCTGGAAGGCCGCGTGACCCTGGACGGCACGGACATCCGCGACTTCCAGTTGAAATCCCTGCGCACGCAAATCGCCATGGTGCTGCAGCCGCCCCTGGTGTTCCCGATCACGGTGCGCGAGAACATTGCCTACGGCCGCCCCGAAGCCACCCTGGAGGAAGTCGTCGAAGCGGCCAAACTGGCCCGCATTCACGATTCCATCGCTCGCCTGCCCCAGGGTTACGACACGCTGGTCGGGGAACAGGGCGCCACCCTCTCGGAAGGAGAGCGGCAGCGCATCACGATCGCACGGGCCATTCTGCGCGATGCCCCGGTGTTGATCCTCGATGAGCCGACCTCGTCCGTGGACGCCGAAACCGAAGCGCTCATCATGGAGGGACTCAACCGCCTCACCGCCAACCGCACCACTTTCATCATCGCGCACAGGCTTTCCACCGTGCGCAATGCGGACCTCATCATCGTCCTGAGATCGGGGGAGATCGTCGAGCAGGGAACTTTCGAGGAACTCGTCCACGGCAACGGTCCCTTCGCCCTGCTGTACCGGTCCCAGTTCAGTCTCGAGGAGTAG
- a CDS encoding acyltransferase family protein → MQTAHTRPIPPQRLTWPDMMKGISILWIVFFHFFHAYNNGRFPWLLGFGNFSAWLAEQHSGSILGTISAALEGIAAVVFERGSQAVGVFIVLSGFGLAYSLAGSGGRPGGWNSWYRRRLLRLFPIYWLAHLIYLVSPFMDRQDPIDFRFVLSVLGDRFYPAETVFYYLVPAWWFFGLLLQLYLFFPLFSRLLDKAGEVKFLILCGVFTLLSRYLLSEVLEANGNYAQGAFFGARLWEFAFGMVVGRRYFLRTGETERRLFSWRASGAGIVIYILGAYSYQPTFTNIFTDMLIGTGLFIIIAHAAVRMDRWPAAARLLSSVGVYSYSLYLLHQPYAIYFGKLLREFEMPAYIAASCAITAIMTVGTMPLEKYTNRFAGRLFGG, encoded by the coding sequence ATGCAGACCGCTCATACCCGACCCATACCCCCGCAGAGGCTGACCTGGCCGGACATGATGAAGGGGATTTCCATCCTCTGGATCGTGTTCTTCCACTTCTTTCATGCCTACAACAACGGGCGCTTCCCGTGGCTCCTCGGCTTCGGGAATTTTTCCGCCTGGCTTGCCGAGCAGCATTCCGGCTCGATCCTCGGGACCATTTCCGCGGCCCTCGAAGGCATCGCCGCCGTGGTGTTCGAGCGAGGTTCCCAGGCGGTGGGCGTCTTCATCGTGTTGAGCGGGTTCGGGCTCGCCTACTCGCTGGCCGGGAGCGGCGGGCGGCCGGGCGGATGGAATTCCTGGTACCGCAGGCGGTTGTTGAGGCTGTTTCCCATCTATTGGCTGGCCCATCTGATCTACCTGGTCTCCCCCTTCATGGACCGGCAGGACCCGATCGATTTTCGTTTTGTGCTGAGTGTCCTGGGCGACAGATTCTACCCCGCCGAAACGGTTTTTTACTACCTGGTGCCGGCATGGTGGTTCTTCGGGTTGCTCCTGCAACTCTACCTCTTTTTCCCCCTCTTCTCCAGGCTGCTGGACAAAGCGGGGGAGGTGAAGTTTCTCATCCTCTGCGGGGTGTTTACGCTGTTGAGCCGCTATCTCCTGTCCGAAGTCCTGGAGGCGAACGGCAATTACGCGCAGGGGGCGTTTTTCGGAGCGCGACTCTGGGAGTTCGCCTTCGGCATGGTCGTGGGGCGGCGATACTTTCTGAGAACCGGCGAAACCGAACGTCGCCTTTTTTCCTGGCGGGCGTCGGGCGCGGGCATCGTGATCTATATTCTGGGCGCCTACAGCTATCAGCCGACCTTCACCAACATTTTCACCGACATGCTGATCGGCACCGGCCTGTTCATCATCATCGCGCACGCGGCGGTCCGGATGGATCGATGGCCGGCCGCCGCGAGGCTCCTTTCCTCGGTAGGGGTCTATTCCTACAGCCTCTACCTGCTGCACCAGCCGTACGCGATCTATTTCGGAAAGCTCCTGCGGGAATTCGAAATGCCCGCCTACATAGCGGCATCGTGTGCCATCACCGCGATCATGACCGTGGGGACGATGCCCCTGGAAAAATACACCAACCGGTTCGCCGGCCGGCTGTTCGGGGGGTGA
- a CDS encoding glycosyltransferase family protein, translating into MAGSRLRIIVTGLAALYPVGGVAWDYLQYIVGFARLGHDVYYHEDSWSWPYHPIQKTYTADPTYSVDYIADFFKTYAPDLTGRWHYLHLHDRSYGMDRSAFDEVARTADLFLNVSGACMIPENLSANCVKVFLDTDPGYNQIMLSERLSWSENVDRWCATVAAHDRHFTYAENIHGADCIVPRMDFAWKTTRMPVILDLWSGPAAEPADSARPWTTIMTWNAFKGKLVYKGVEYFSKGTEFEKLMHLPRQAQARLKVAVGGVDAPLDRLAEYGWEVVDGPGATVTPADYQRFIAESRGEISTAKHVYVAMRTGWFSCRSACYLAAGRPVVVQDTGFCSIFDCGKGILAFNTPEEAVEAIRRVERDYSRQACAALGAAAEYFDSDKVLARFIEDAF; encoded by the coding sequence ATGGCAGGTTCGCGGCTGCGCATCATCGTGACCGGGCTCGCGGCGCTGTACCCGGTGGGCGGTGTGGCGTGGGACTATCTTCAGTACATCGTTGGTTTTGCCCGCCTGGGCCATGATGTTTACTACCATGAAGACTCATGGAGCTGGCCCTACCATCCCATCCAAAAGACCTACACGGCGGATCCGACCTATTCGGTCGACTACATCGCCGACTTCTTCAAGACTTACGCTCCGGATTTGACCGGCCGGTGGCATTATCTCCATCTGCACGACCGGAGCTACGGGATGGACCGAAGCGCATTCGACGAAGTCGCCCGCACGGCGGATCTCTTCCTCAATGTCAGCGGGGCGTGCATGATCCCCGAAAACCTGTCCGCAAACTGCGTCAAGGTGTTCCTCGATACGGACCCCGGCTACAATCAGATCATGCTGAGCGAGCGGCTGTCATGGTCGGAGAACGTGGACCGCTGGTGCGCGACGGTTGCCGCTCACGATCGGCATTTCACTTACGCCGAGAACATCCATGGGGCGGACTGCATCGTGCCCAGGATGGATTTCGCGTGGAAGACGACCCGGATGCCCGTCATCCTGGACCTTTGGTCCGGGCCTGCGGCAGAGCCGGCCGATTCCGCCAGGCCCTGGACGACCATCATGACCTGGAACGCCTTCAAGGGGAAACTCGTTTACAAGGGAGTGGAGTACTTCAGCAAGGGCACCGAGTTCGAAAAGCTGATGCACCTGCCCCGACAGGCACAGGCGCGGCTCAAGGTGGCGGTGGGAGGCGTCGATGCGCCGCTCGATCGGCTCGCCGAGTACGGCTGGGAGGTGGTGGACGGACCCGGGGCCACGGTGACTCCCGCGGACTATCAGCGCTTCATTGCCGAATCCCGTGGGGAAATCTCGACGGCCAAGCACGTTTACGTCGCCATGCGCACCGGCTGGTTCAGCTGCCGGTCCGCCTGCTACCTGGCCGCGGGCCGCCCGGTGGTCGTGCAGGACACGGGATTTTGCTCCATCTTCGATTGCGGGAAGGGAATCCTCGCGTTCAATACGCCGGAGGAAGCGGTGGAGGCGATCCGCCGGGTGGAGAGGGATTATTCCCGCCAGGCCTGCGCCGCCCTCGGCGCTGCGGCCGAATACTTCGATTCGGACAAGGTCCTGGCCCGGTTCATCGAGGACGCTTTTTGA
- a CDS encoding HD domain-containing protein, translated as MTGFTFDDIAVILAALKFSAQRHRDQRRKDAVQTPYINHPIEVADLLWRVGNVHDLRALVAALLHDIIEDTETSPGEIERSFGGEVLSLVLEVSDDKRLPKAIRKSLQIRHAPNLSLHAKAIKLADKICNTLDITHSPPHDWPVERRLEYLDWTEKVVAGLRGSNAALESLYDRVLAEGRAIVERAGGSGE; from the coding sequence ATGACAGGCTTCACCTTTGACGACATCGCGGTGATTCTGGCCGCCTTGAAATTTTCCGCTCAAAGGCACCGTGACCAGCGGCGCAAGGATGCGGTGCAGACGCCTTACATCAATCATCCCATTGAAGTCGCCGATCTGCTCTGGCGCGTGGGCAACGTCCATGACCTTCGAGCGCTCGTCGCCGCGCTGCTGCACGACATCATCGAGGATACCGAAACGTCGCCTGGGGAGATTGAACGGTCCTTCGGGGGAGAGGTGCTGTCCCTGGTCCTGGAGGTTTCCGACGACAAGCGGCTGCCCAAGGCCATACGAAAATCGCTGCAGATCAGGCACGCTCCCAACCTGAGCCTGCACGCCAAGGCAATCAAGCTGGCCGACAAGATCTGCAACACGCTGGACATCACGCATTCTCCGCCCCACGACTGGCCGGTTGAGCGCCGACTGGAATACCTCGACTGGACGGAGAAAGTGGTGGCGGGGCTCCGAGGAAGCAACGCGGCGCTGGAGTCCCTCTACGACAGGGTCCTTGCGGAAGGAAGAGCAATCGTCGAACGCGCCGGCGGCAGCGGTGAATGA